The DNA sequence TCTGTTTCGTCTGGGAGAGAATGTGGCTCTGTTTATTTACCAGTACGGCCACCCTGTCAGCCAAGTGCAAGATATGACTGCCGATCGGTACCGGTCCCCCATTAAAAGCACTGCCGGCACCATTATCCCAATTGATATGATGAAAGCGGATTAGTTCGGCAGCTCCGGCAAGGGGCCGAAAGCCACGCAGCAACAGCCACCCCATTTCGGCGTGCCGGTAAGGATTGCTAACCTCAAATTTCAGGGTTTCGATCCGCTCACGGCACGACAACGCACCGATATCGTGCAGTTTGCCGGCTAACAGCAGCTCATAACGCTCCCTCCGTGGCAGATCCAGCTGCGTGCCTATAAGATAAGCGATATAGCCCACCGTCGTATGGTGATTCACCAGATCTGAATTCACCATATCGATAACATCCGACAAGCAGGTGATCAGATCAAAGAGAGGGATATGAAAATCTTTTTTTACCAGCATATGTCTTGCCTTCCAGACACCTGGCCCTTTTCAACTTCAATGAGATCAGAACCCAAACCATATCTTAATTATCAGCAGCTAATATAAATATATCACTCCTTCTCCCACTTACCACACACTGGGTCATTCTGAATCATCGCTGACATCGGGAGCAAAAGACTGTACTGCGATTGCCCAGTCGTGAGCTTTCCAGAGTTGCCCCGCAGACAGGGCACAACTCCCCGCTCCGACCATAGACGTTGAACACCAGCGGGTGATAGCTAACCAGCCCTTCAGTAACAGTGAAAGTACTCCCAGAGTCAATGGATTCCGTCAATACGTCGCGTATTGCTGCCACAAGTCGCTCACACTCCATCAGAGTCAGGGAGCACGCTAGGCGTGACGGCAGAATGCCCGCCCGGAACAGTGCTTCATTGGCGTAGATATTACCGACACCTGCGACTACTGCCGAATTCATGATCATCTGCTTAACGGCAACCGTTCGCGATCTGCTTACAGTGAACAGATAGGTCCCGTCAAAGAGGGTAGTTAAAGGTTCCGGACCTATGGTTGCCAGGAGCGGATGGCCTGCAGGATCCTCGGTGGTCCAGATAACTGTGCCGAATTTGCGCGGGTCATGGAAGCGCAGTACAGAGTTGTCAGAGAAAACAATATCGAGATGGTCATGTTTACCCGCCTTTGTTTCCACCGCAAGCAACTGCAGGAAACCGGTCATCCCCAAATGAATGATCAGGCAACCGCCATCACAGAAAAACAAGAGATACTTCCCCCGCCGTACGACAGAGGTTAAAACCCGGCCAGGCAACACCTCTTTTAAATCTGACGGTATAGGCAATCGAAGCTTAGCGGCCCGTATCACAACCTGCATGATTTGCTTGCCGACAAGCTCACGCCCCAGTCTCAGCCGGGTCACTTCAACTTCAGGTAGTTCGGGCATCATAAACCTCTTAAATAAATATCGCCAAGACTTCGTCTCTATTCAGCAAAATCTCCACACATCGATTATCGGCTTATCTCATTTCTGGCATTTGAGTACTAGACGAACCAGCTAACTCTTCAGCTTAACACTTTACACAACACGGTTATACACATAATACAAATACCAAGTATTTATTTTAAATAACCTTAATTGCAATAAGCCTTCTCAAATAAGCATTAAATTTATTATTGTTGTATTTTTGTATAATATTGTTATATTCTCAACACACTAAGATGAACATTACTCGAAAAGGAGTCTATGATGAAACGAATTTCTCTGTTTTTTGCGCTTGCTGCCATGCTGATCGTATCGGCACAACCTGTTTTTGCCGGGAATTTTGGAACAGCTGATGAGGCCAAAGCCATGCTTGAGAAGGCTGTTGACGCGCTCAAGGCCAACAAAGCCGATGCGCTGGCAAAATTCACCAAAGGCGAAGGGGGGTTCAAGGACCGTGACCTCTATCCGTTCTGCGGCGGACCGGATGGAATCTTCACAGCGCATCCGACACTTGTTGGCAAAAGTCTCAAGGACCTTAAAGATAAGGTTGGCAAACCTCTCGGTCAGGAGATCTATGCTGCAGCCAAAGATGGAGCAATCGCTGATGTTTCTTACATGTGGCCGCGTCCCGGCACCACTGAACCGGTACAGAAACTGTCGTATGTCACCAAGGTCGGAGATCAGGTCTGTGCTGTAGGTTATTACAAATAATCTAAATTCTTTGTCGTAAATGTCATTGCACGGGGCACAGGCAATACACGCCTTGCCCCTTTTCTTTTGTCCCCCAGTAATCACCACTAAAGATCGTTACGATACTTTATCAGCAGATAAAAACAGACAACACCACCGGTAGCCATTACCAGGTCGCGCAGCCAAGGGATTGGCAGATCGAGCATGGAATAAGCGATCGGATCTAGTATGGCAGTGGTCAGTAGACCAACTGCACCCCATGATAAAAGTTTTTTCACCCGAGAACCTCACTGCCGGAATTGCATCAGGCTTAGCGATTAATGATCCTGGCGCCGGCAAGTTCCAGGAAACGCTTCGCCAGTTCAGGCCCCTTGGCCTCTTGCTCATGCTTGAAGAACACAAAGGCCCTCTCCCACTGCTGTGCGAGGATCATTTCCAGCCATCGCGACAGGTCATCCTCCGTGTAATCAGTGCGGCGCAGACGCAGATATCCCCAGGGCCCGGTGCTGATGATCTCATGGGCAGGCTTCTCATCGGTATCCTCTACACAGAGACTGCACCCTTTTGCCTGAAGGAGCTCCAGGATCTCATCTTTGAACCAGCTCTTGCTGCGAAAATCAAAGGTGCACAGCGCATTGCCGGGGATCAGAGCGAGGAAATCCTCCAACGCCTGGCGGTTCACCCGAAAACTTCCGGGGAACTGGAACAGGGCCGGCCCCAGCTTGTTCTCCAGGACCGACAAGGTCCGGAAAAAGTACTTGGTCTCCTCCCCGACGTTTTTCAGCAGCTTAAAATGGGTGATAACCTGGGGCGCTTTTAGCGCAAAGATAAAATCGTCCGGGACCTGTTCGAACCAGGAGGTGAGTCCGGCCACTGTGGGCATGTGGTAGAAGGTATAGTTGATCTCCACTGCCTTGAACTGCTCGCCATAGTAGTGCAACATGTCATGGGGAGCAATCTTTTCCGGATAGAAAATCCCTTTCCATTCTTTGTAGCCATAGCCGCTCGTTCCGACATGAATTTTCATAATGCCACTCCTTCAACCGCTGTCACGTACCACCTCAGCGGCAACCTTGTCCTCTCTCATCCGCTTGAATACCGGATGGCGCATAACCCCTTCCTCGGTCCAGCCAGTCAGGGCAACCTCGCAAACCAGCTCCGGCTTTACCCAGGTGGGCGGTGCATTGGTCTTGGGCGGCACCGTGAAAGGACACGCTGATTGGACCAAAGGCGCTAGTTTTTGCCGGATTTCTTTAAGATCTTTCGCCGAGAAACCACCTCCTGCATGGCCGATATGGATCAGTTCACCCTTTTCGAAAACACCCAGGACCAGAGTGCCAAAATGTGGTCTCATGCCGCGCGGTGCCGTGAATCCGGCAATAACGCCCTCCTGGGTGAGCTGCGCCTTCACCTTCAGCCATTGCCGGCTTCTTTTTCCGATCAGGTACAGGCTTTGACACTGTTTGGCGATTATACCTTCCAGCCCCTGATCTTTGACGAGTTTGAAAAACAGAACCCCATCCTCCAGCACATGGTCACTGAATCTGATATGTGGCAGGGCCGGCAGGACTTTTTTCAGCAGTTCCTTTCTCTTGAGCAGGGGTAAACCGGTCAGGTCGTGCCCCTGGAAATAAAGAAGATCAAAAACATAGTAGAGCAGATAACCGCTGCCGGACTTCCTGTAATCCTGCAGTAGCTGGAAGTCAGGACGCCCCTGATTGTCCACAACCACGATTTCTCCGTCAAGTACTGCGTCAAACCTGAGTTTGCGTAACGCATCCGCGATGGGAGGAAACTTGCTGTGCAATGAGATCTGATTTCGGGAATAAAGTGCCACTTCCCCGTCCCGGACTTCGGCCACGGCCCGGTAACCGTCCCATTTCACCTCAAAGAGCCAGTCCGGGTGGTCAAACGGTTCTGCTACCGGGGTGGCAAGCATCGGGTGTATCGCCTGCGGCATCAGACCAGTAGGCGCCCCATGCAACTCGGCGCTTTCCAGCGCTTCCCGTAAGCGGATCCGACCGGGGACCTTATCCCCGGCTGTCGCTGTTGCCGCTGACAACACCTCTTCCAGGGTCCGGTCGGACACAACGGAGCGGTTTTCAATGAGAATGTCCCCTCCAGTCGCATAGCTATCACGCTTCTTCAGCAGCAACCACGACTTTTCGTCCTTCCGGCTTTTCACCAGGGCGAATTCACCACGCAGCTTTTCTCCGTGCAGGACAAACTTGAGATCCCCTTTGCGCAACCCCTCCAGCAGCAGTTTCTCACTGTCCTCGCCATCCTTGGCCAAAGGATGACGATAAATCCCCCGGTCCCAGATGATGACGCTCCCGGCGCCATAATTACCCTCAGGTATGACCCCTTCAAAGTCTCGGTACGCCAGCGGGTGGTCTTCAACCATTACAGCAAGCCGCTTGACGCTCGGATCGAGCGAAGGCCCCTTGGGACAGGCCCAACTCTTGAGCACCCCTGCCAACTCAAGGCGAATGTCGTAATGGAGGGCACGGGCCGCGTGCTTGTGGATCACGAAGGTGAGCTGGTCCTGGTCAGGGCGAAGGCCTGGTTCCGGTTCGGGTGTTTGCCCAAATTTCCGTTTCGCTACGTATTCCGCAAGTCCCTGATCAGTCACGTCACAAGCTCCGTCAAAGGTATGGCAATTTCTGTTTTACTGCCAGCAGTTCGTGAAAAAGATCACCCGTATTTTCAGTCCGACGCAGCGCCTCCTCAGGGCCAATCTGAAACATTTCCGGCTCCCCAGCGGCCTTCAAGATCTCCAGCTCATGCCAGGCAAGGGGAAACGAAACGACCGGCTTCTGCCGGGCTCGCAGGGAATAAACGCAGACCATGGTAAGCGATGAGTCGTTCTGCGACCAGTTGATGAAGACCTTGCCTTTACGCAATTCTTTCGCCATTTTTGCAGTTACCAACTCCGGGTAGTTTTTCTCAAGCATTACCGCCAGGGTCTTGGTGAACTGCTTAGTTTCCATAAAAGTGGTCTCCGCACGGTTCAAAGGGACAAAGACATGGAGCCCCTTCAACCCCGAGGTTTTCACCCAGCTTGCCAGACCAAGCCGGGAAAGGATCTCCCGGAGCAGCAATGCCACCTGGGCGCAGTCGCAGATATCCGCCGGCTCGCCAGGGTCAAGGTCAAAGACCAAGGCATCTGGCGTCTCCGGCGAACCGGCCCTGGCCAACGGCACATGGAGCTCAAGGGAGGCAAGGTTCGCCACCCAGAGCAGCGTTTCCAGGTCGTTGACTAGGCAAACGGTCATCGGTTCGCCGCCGTCCCGAGAGATCCCGGCGGTTTGCACCCAACTGGGACGATGTGACGGGCAGCGTTTCTCGAAGAAAAATTCTCCGCCTACCCCTTGCGGATAACGCTTGAGGGTTAATGCCCGGTCGTGCAGATGAGGGAGGATGAACCCGGCAATCCGGCGGTAATATTCAAGAACCTGAGCCTTGGTGAACCCGTAAGCTGGGTAAAGCTCCTTTTCCAGGTTTGACAGGGCGAGTCTGTTCCCATCGATTTCAACAAATTCCGAGCTCAACGCTGCTCCTTCATTTTACGCATGATCTCCTCCAGCGCGGCGACCAAGTCAACCGGACCGCTACCCTCTTCCTCCCCTGCCTGCGGAGCTTCCACTGGGGTCTGCTCCCGCATCTTCTTCCCGATGAGATCCAAGATCCTTTCCCGGCGCTGATTGGCATATTTCCCAGGCGCAAACTCGGTCAGCATCTGTTTAATGCTTTTTTTCATGCTGCCTTTTACGTCAATGTCTACCTGGTCTGTCTGCGGCAAGATTTCCTCACTAGGAAGAACTTCATCACCATAATGAAGCGTGGTCAGGGCTAGCGCACCATCAATACTCCTTACCGCCACCAGGTACTCGCGTTCGGCTAGCACAAACTTGGCGAGCCCGGCCTTGTTAGTGCGGCGCATCACCTCGGCTAGCAGCCGATATGATTTCTCCCCCCCCTTCAAAGGAACGAGATAATAGGGATGATCGAAATAGATCGAATCAACTTCCTGCAGATCAATGAACTCGACGATCTCGATCGTGCGGCTCCGTTCCGGCGTCACCGATTCTAGCTCCTCGTCAGTAATCGCCAGGTAGCGGTCGGGTCCGATTTCATACCCCCTGATGGTCTCCTCCGGCGGGACCATTGTTTCCTGCTCTGGGCAAAACATCCTCCTGGCAAGGGGAGAGTAATCCTCGCTGTGCAGCAGGCGAAACGAGATCCGACCCGGCTCCACAGCCTTCACCAGCTGCACCGGAATCGCCACCAGGCTGAAACTGATTGTACCGCTCCATATTCCCTGAGCCATCTGTCATCCCCCTCAGGCCACTTTCTTCAGGCTCGCCTCAAGCGCCTCAAGCAGCTTGTCCGATTCCGTGGGCTTCAAAACCTTGGGGCGCAGCAGCACAACTTTTTCGCCGCGGGCCTTTTGCTCAATGAGCCTTTGCAGCTTCTGCTGATGTTCATTCACGAATTTCTCCGGCTGAAAGGGAGCAGTCATCTGGTTGATCAGGTCGCTGCCGATCTGCAGTTCCCTTTCGGACATAGCAATCTCCTGCAGTTCAAGTGCATTAACCGCAACCACCTCATCGGCATAGCGTAGCGTATTCAGGCGCAGGATCTTGCCCCTGGCCTGCAGCACCCCAAGATAAGAGCGCTTTCGCATGGTCCAGGTGCAAATCCCTTCCGTGGCCATCTCCTGCAGCGCCGCGACCAGCGCGTTGTATTTCTCCGGGGCACTGTCAGGCTCCAAATAGTAGACATGTTCGAGATAGATCGGATCAATCCGACCGCTGCCGACGAATTCGTGGAGTTCGATCTGACGGCTTCCTTCGGGAGCAGTCTGTTCCAACTCAGCAGGATCGAAGATGAGGTATTTACCTTTTTCCACCTCAAACCCCTTGGTCTGGGCTGTAACCGGTACCGGTTTCTTCTCATAGGCACAGATCATTTGCTGGTGCAATCTTACCCCATCACGTTTGTGCAGCAGGTGAAACTGAATCCGCTCCTCCTTGACCGCGGCGTGAAGTTTCACCGGCACCTCAGTTTCATCGAGAGAGATGACCCCTTTCCAGATCGTTGTCGCCATCAAGTATCCTCCATAAAGCACCTGCTGTAATTACTGCTCATATAAAAA is a window from the Geoanaerobacter pelophilus genome containing:
- the mutM gene encoding bifunctional DNA-formamidopyrimidine glycosylase/DNA-(apurinic or apyrimidinic site) lyase, which produces MPELPEVEVTRLRLGRELVGKQIMQVVIRAAKLRLPIPSDLKEVLPGRVLTSVVRRGKYLLFFCDGGCLIIHLGMTGFLQLLAVETKAGKHDHLDIVFSDNSVLRFHDPRKFGTVIWTTEDPAGHPLLATIGPEPLTTLFDGTYLFTVSRSRTVAVKQMIMNSAVVAGVGNIYANEALFRAGILPSRLACSLTLMECERLVAAIRDVLTESIDSGSTFTVTEGLVSYHPLVFNVYGRSGELCPVCGATLESSRLGNRSTVFCSRCQR
- a CDS encoding cache domain-containing protein; translated protein: MKRISLFFALAAMLIVSAQPVFAGNFGTADEAKAMLEKAVDALKANKADALAKFTKGEGGFKDRDLYPFCGGPDGIFTAHPTLVGKSLKDLKDKVGKPLGQEIYAAAKDGAIADVSYMWPRPGTTEPVQKLSYVTKVGDQVCAVGYYK
- a CDS encoding DUF72 domain-containing protein, yielding MKIHVGTSGYGYKEWKGIFYPEKIAPHDMLHYYGEQFKAVEINYTFYHMPTVAGLTSWFEQVPDDFIFALKAPQVITHFKLLKNVGEETKYFFRTLSVLENKLGPALFQFPGSFRVNRQALEDFLALIPGNALCTFDFRSKSWFKDEILELLQAKGCSLCVEDTDEKPAHEIISTGPWGYLRLRRTDYTEDDLSRWLEMILAQQWERAFVFFKHEQEAKGPELAKRFLELAGARIINR
- the ligD gene encoding non-homologous end-joining DNA ligase; translation: MTDQGLAEYVAKRKFGQTPEPEPGLRPDQDQLTFVIHKHAARALHYDIRLELAGVLKSWACPKGPSLDPSVKRLAVMVEDHPLAYRDFEGVIPEGNYGAGSVIIWDRGIYRHPLAKDGEDSEKLLLEGLRKGDLKFVLHGEKLRGEFALVKSRKDEKSWLLLKKRDSYATGGDILIENRSVVSDRTLEEVLSAATATAGDKVPGRIRLREALESAELHGAPTGLMPQAIHPMLATPVAEPFDHPDWLFEVKWDGYRAVAEVRDGEVALYSRNQISLHSKFPPIADALRKLRFDAVLDGEIVVVDNQGRPDFQLLQDYRKSGSGYLLYYVFDLLYFQGHDLTGLPLLKRKELLKKVLPALPHIRFSDHVLEDGVLFFKLVKDQGLEGIIAKQCQSLYLIGKRSRQWLKVKAQLTQEGVIAGFTAPRGMRPHFGTLVLGVFEKGELIHIGHAGGGFSAKDLKEIRQKLAPLVQSACPFTVPPKTNAPPTWVKPELVCEVALTGWTEEGVMRHPVFKRMREDKVAAEVVRDSG
- the ligD gene encoding non-homologous end-joining DNA ligase, giving the protein MSSEFVEIDGNRLALSNLEKELYPAYGFTKAQVLEYYRRIAGFILPHLHDRALTLKRYPQGVGGEFFFEKRCPSHRPSWVQTAGISRDGGEPMTVCLVNDLETLLWVANLASLELHVPLARAGSPETPDALVFDLDPGEPADICDCAQVALLLREILSRLGLASWVKTSGLKGLHVFVPLNRAETTFMETKQFTKTLAVMLEKNYPELVTAKMAKELRKGKVFINWSQNDSSLTMVCVYSLRARQKPVVSFPLAWHELEILKAAGEPEMFQIGPEEALRRTENTGDLFHELLAVKQKLPYL
- a CDS encoding Ku protein, which translates into the protein MAQGIWSGTISFSLVAIPVQLVKAVEPGRISFRLLHSEDYSPLARRMFCPEQETMVPPEETIRGYEIGPDRYLAITDEELESVTPERSRTIEIVEFIDLQEVDSIYFDHPYYLVPLKGGEKSYRLLAEVMRRTNKAGLAKFVLAEREYLVAVRSIDGALALTTLHYGDEVLPSEEILPQTDQVDIDVKGSMKKSIKQMLTEFAPGKYANQRRERILDLIGKKMREQTPVEAPQAGEEEGSGPVDLVAALEEIMRKMKEQR
- a CDS encoding Ku protein; amino-acid sequence: MATTIWKGVISLDETEVPVKLHAAVKEERIQFHLLHKRDGVRLHQQMICAYEKKPVPVTAQTKGFEVEKGKYLIFDPAELEQTAPEGSRQIELHEFVGSGRIDPIYLEHVYYLEPDSAPEKYNALVAALQEMATEGICTWTMRKRSYLGVLQARGKILRLNTLRYADEVVAVNALELQEIAMSERELQIGSDLINQMTAPFQPEKFVNEHQQKLQRLIEQKARGEKVVLLRPKVLKPTESDKLLEALEASLKKVA